In the Candidatus Chlamydia sanziniae genome, AATCTTTGGGGTTGAGATAGATAATGATGGTCTTATTTTGAGTCAGTTCTTTTAGTGCTTCGGAAATGATCGAAACTATAGTTTCCGGATGCATTTCTAGTTCCTTGCCGATAATTTTCTTGACACTAGCAATTGCTAGGGGGACGAGAGCATCACGAATTTTCTCACGCAGGTGGTGCAATTCTTGTTCCAAGAGGGCAAGCTGCTTATTCCATTTTTCGTTGCCTTCTTTGAACCCCTGTTCTTTAGCTTCTTGACGTAATTTCACACACTCTTCTTCTGTGGCGTGTACATAGGCTTCGCTATCTGACTTTGTTTTATCTAGCAGCTCCTTAACATCGAGAAGAGAAGAAAAAGCTTCGGGGGCGAGTACCTTTTTGTTCGGGGAAATATCTTCGTGTTTAAAAATTAAGCTAAAAAACTTCATTCTTACAACGGCAAGGGATCTCTTAGTGATTACTAAGAAAAAAACGCCGCTCCTTTTTTGATTGTTTTTATTTTTTTATATACAATGTTGCTTGATGCTTAAAAAAGCTGTCATCTTTTGATCTCCATACTTTTATGTGATTTCGCTGCTTTAACTCTACTTTACTAGGATTTGCATGCACTGTTCTAAGCGACTTTTGAAATAATCCACATGAGGATGGTCATAAAACTCTTTCAGAGCTTGTTCAAAAATATAGCCTCGATTAACATCTAATCTGCGTAGAAAATACCACAAAAAAGAACCATCTTCTTTTGTTAATGCTTTGGCAAGAAACAATAAGCCTTGTTTATGAATAAATTGTCTTAGAGTTGTATTTTGATTCCAAGAATCTAAAAAATTTGTGGTTTCTAAATACTTCATGGGGTGGGCTTGGCAATAAGCAAGGAAAAGTTTTTCTTGGGTAGTAAGGAAACTTTTTACACGCTCAATCACCACTTTATCTACAATATTTTTTAACTCTTTAGCGATAACATAAAGCCCTAAACAATTAATGACTGCCATTTTCACAGGTCCAGAATAATAGAGCAAAGCATTTAAAACTGAGGCAGGGAGAAAAATCTCTTCTATAATTCCAAAGGGACGAATTTTCTTACTCAACATGTTTAAGAGGTAAAAAGCAGCAAAGTTGGAACAACGCTTAGTAGCTATAGAAATGCCCGGAAGTAGAGGGAGAAGTTCGTGTGTCACATTATCTGGCAACAAAATAAGTAGCTGACTTTGTATTTTACTAGGAAGTTCTTTTACAACTAGTGCAATCCAAGAAGGGTGAATCGTTGATAGCCACGACATAGTAAACGAAAGGGATTTTAGAGAGATGGTTTCAGGATGAGGGGATTTAACAAGAAGATATTCTGGTAAAAAACGACCTAGATCATCTTCTTTAGAGTGTTTCATTAAAATATCTAAAGTTCCAAACGTATTGGCAGTCACTAGGTTTCCTCATTCTTGTCATTTCCTTCTGGAGTATCTGGAGTATCTGGAGTTGTATTCTCTTGAGTAGTGGAAGCTTTATCTTGATCGTTTGAAGATTTGGATTGTTCCTTTTTCTCTCCAGAAGTATCTTCTACTGCTTTCTTAGTTTCTAAAGATACTTTTGAATACGGAGTGGGATCAAAAAAACTTTTAGCTCCTCCCAATGTGATAATTAGAGAATGTGTTTTCCAAATTATCCAGAGGAGTCCACAAACGATAATAAAAAGAATCAACAGCAAACAATAGAAAACCAAACGAAACTTCATAAGGGAAGATTTTGCTAAAATGATACCCCAAACAGAAACATAATCAATTTCATCTGTCAATCCCCAGGGACCATTAATCGTGATATCACTATAAGCAGCACGATCACTAACTACAGAGACATTTTCAGGTGCTAATCCTGGAACAGCACTTGAAATCAGACGCTTAATTTTAGAAACAAGAATGCTATTGGGGTTATCAAGAATACCGCGATGTTTAATGTAAACAGAAGCGGTGAGGGGGGAATGATCTTCTTCTGTAGTGAAAGAAATTTGCACGGAAGCATCTACAATCCCATCCATTTTTCTAATGGTAGAGGCCATCTGTTCTGAAAGCCCCTCTTGGTAACGGATTTTCTCTTGCATTTCCGAAGGAACAAGTCCTTGTTTAGCAAATAAATCTAA is a window encoding:
- a CDS encoding HrpE/YscL family type III secretion apparatus protein, with amino-acid sequence MKFFSLIFKHEDISPNKKVLAPEAFSSLLDVKELLDKTKSDSEAYVHATEEECVKLRQEAKEQGFKEGNEKWNKQLALLEQELHHLREKIRDALVPLAIASVKKIIGKELEMHPETIVSIISEALKELTQNKTIIIYLNPKDLPIVEKSRPELKKIVEYANALILSARPDVVPGGCIIETEAGIINAQLDVQLAALEKAFSTILKQKNLMNEPTPTLPDSPPPKNQATKE